In Rhodamnia argentea isolate NSW1041297 chromosome 1, ASM2092103v1, whole genome shotgun sequence, the genomic window TCCAAACTAAATTATTTCCTCAATCAAAATTACCATTACTGTTTTCTTCACTAATCGTCAATCCAGGGATTGTAGTTAACATCGCTGTATTAACGTCACGAGCTAAATATGTTGTATTTTGCTGGTCAAAGACAGTATGCAGTCACGCATTGATACCCTTTGATGGGGAACCTGTATGTCAATTTGAACGTCACGAGCTAAATATGTTGTATTTTGCTGGTCAAAGACAGTATGCAGTCGCGCATTGATACCCTTTGATGGGGAACCTGTATGTCAATTTGATTCCAAGATCAAATCCTGGTGACAGCCCAGCGGTTGCGCTCTTCATATGGGGCAGCATAGATCGAGCCAATCCCCCTCATGACACTCGTCTCTCTTCACGAACTTGTAAAATTGATGCCACAAAGATAGCCAACTCTATTATCAAAGAAATAAGGAAAGGGGTGACGATTTGGCACTAGATATCGGGAGGACCAGGGATGATAATGGCAAGTACTtctaaaggttttttttttgtcgaaaataaGTAGTTTTGAAACATACAATAACAAAATggtcttttttgagaaaatattttttaaaattatttattttaacgAAATAAGCGGAGCCTTTTTCAAACTATTCATTTTGGATTTCATAACCCAAAAGTCCACGATGGCCTGAAATCTGAAATGTAAAGTAGATAATTCACTTTGCCTCCATAAGTAATGAGGCGTCTCTTTAATTTGGCGTGATAAATTGAAGTATTCGCATCTTGCTATCTGTCGACAAGAAAATTTGGCAACATTCTCGAATCGAGTTGCTCGATAAATTTGAATGCCTACGTGATGTTGACACCAGAGAATCCATCTTTTGGTAGCTACATGGGATTAACTCACCGCCCAGATGCACTGATCTAATTAGTCGTGGCTTTGCTACGAGAAAGCTGCCTTTGGTCAAAGCGCAGAGGTGCCGGGAGGCCGTTCTGACGATCTTGCGGCGGCGTATAGACAAGGGTGGTGGTCGGTGAAGTTGGCATGATTCATTCTCGATTTGTTCAAGATTGCCGAGAGTGACGCTGCGTCCTCGCGTGAGTGGGGTTTTATTTCGCTCTGCTGGAGCAATAGAACCGGTCTAGCTTTACATCAGGTGAAGGGTTTGGACGTTGATGCACACTGTATATATCATAAAAAGGTGTACCGGGCTCAGAAGCGGAGGCGCCGCACCTACAGGGCTCATGGAAGAATCAACCGTGTGTTACCGGACGTCGCCTCCATTCTACTACCGCGAATGTTGTCTCGTTCATTTTCGACAGGGTATATGTCATCTCCTTGCCGAAATCGAGTTGATCTTGTCAGAAAAGGAAGAACCCGTGAGGAAAGAGGTAGAGCCTGTGGTTCCACCTTTTACTACGCAAACGGCGTAGTTGCCTTGTCGAGTCATTTTCTTAGATGCAATGTTGGTCTTGCAGCAGGAGAGTCGCTTGGCAACAACCAGCAAAATCTAAGTAGCCGCAAGCTAGCATGACGACCACTTACGTTGTGTTCCGCCAGGTTAAAGACAGTCCTTAACGAAGAGCGAAACATATGCGCTCGCACATAACCGGGGTGCGTACCCCTAGCGTGTTTCTGAGCCTCTTGCATTCCTCATGTAGGGCGGGCATGTATAGTCGAGTCGACTAGGGATGACAATGGTGATCCAAGTACCTCAGACAGGTCGTCTAGTTACAGGTTTCATTTTAACTGGTAGTCAAACCAGTCTTGAACCGGTTAGACTAGTGACATTTCCCCATGTCTAACTGAAATTTCCTCACACTCTTATCTTTGCGGATGAGATGAAGATCGAATGTACCTCAGCTTGTATCCCACCGTCGTTTGAAGTAGAAGAACTGAAAAAGTGACGACAACAAAGATTAAAGAAAGGCTTGGCAGGCCCGAAAGGGTTAGTAGGCCAAGTACaataagggcgcgcatggcaacacttctgcttacGGAACACcatcaaaagcagaagttgatttttcaatttttccatcaaaagttgatttctaataaaaaaagacgtttgataaaatttctacttctaaagtttCTACTTTTAATCAAATACCGGTGGCGATCGGCAATCGATGGCGGCGAGCGCCGAGCGGCGGCGTGTGAGGGGCGGCCGGCGTGCGAGTggcgagcggcggcggcgaccacTCGCTCGTCGGCCGCCACCCGCCTCTCGCCGGCCGGTGAGCGGCGGCGTGAGAGCGGCGGTGGGCCGGCGGCGAGCGGCGGTTGGCGGCGAGCGGCAATCGATGACCGGCGggcgggcgatggtcggcggagtcgaagaagtgatttttgaagccgagaagtaaaaaatttttacttctcaaagttggtaaaaaatccaaccagaagtagaaattcctactagaagtcaatatttttaccaaacggatttcggtttcagaagcacttttgaagtgtctttaccaaacggatttcggcTTTAGAAGCACTTCAGAGGCAGAAATTCTGCTtttgaagtgttatcatgcgcgccctaattAACCCCGTAGGATTTATCGTCCCACATCGACCGGCAAACACGATGAGAGAGAATGACTTGCCGGAAAATGGATCACGAGGGTAGACGGGTACTCATCTTTGCGCTTGGGGCAATGATGTAATTAGTGAGGTACTGACCGAGGCGCGTCTATTGCTGGTTGAAAACTATTTCCAAAGTCCCTCTCTGGCCCGGGCTTCGTCCCCGGCCATTGAGAATTTCTAGAAGGGCTCCCTCCCCCGAGTAAGGCCCTACAATCcctagtttgaaaatttctaatgtTGAGAGTAATGCTAAagtatttcatcaaaatttgggttttatttttgggatatgttcattgaaagtcttaaaactcgatataaaagtacaatcgagtccaaAAACCTTATCAAATTAAGCAATCGAGTCCCATCAAACTTGGTTAAGGAAAGATAtcgacgtgattttttttaatattttctctcttttacggGATGttggtccaaatttgattttcaatatacatttttatttaaattcaattaaaaataagctaaaattaaaaaaaatggaagtagCAGTGCGGCCTAATTCTagctaattattattattatagcttatttttaattaaatttaaataagcTAGAATAAGGCGGTGAGTGCTGCCCGGGTGCCGAGGCGCTACtgctttcatatttttttttagttttggcttatttcttaattaaatttaaatagaAATATATGTCAAAAATCAGAATTGAAccaaaatgatgttgttttaGTCACATCATGACCACGGAGGAGAgataaaatattagaaaaagtcatgtcaacattttccattaATCAAATTGGGCAGAATTAACAGAAGGATTTGATTGCTCCAATttcacaaattttaggacttgattgcactttttgcaattatagaactcaattgcactttcatgacaagttttggGACTTCTAATGTgcatattattttttgttctgcTAATCTAATAGATCTGGTTGTTGCGCTCTAGACATCTCGTATCCAGGTGAACCGGGGTCAGAAGCAAAGGCGCCGCACCTACAGGCTCAAGCAAGAATCAACCGTGTGTTACCGGACGTCGTGCCATTGTCATTGCCGTCTCCATTCATCTCCTTGCCAAAATCGAGTTGATCTTGTCAGAAAAGGTAGAACCCGTGAGGAAGAGTCTGCCGTCCCATCTTTTTACTGTGCAAATGGCGTAAGTTGCCTCGTCGAGTCATTTTCTTAGATGCAATGTCGGTCTTGCAGCCGGAGACTCAGTTGGCAACCGGCAAATCTAAGAAGTCACAAGCTTGAGGCGGCACGTCATCCTCTCGGGAGACTCTTTCGAGACAGAGCCCTCGTTTTCTCTTAACTGATTGCCAATGGTAGTATTCAGGAGATTTGACGTCACCCTTTTGTCCGGGAGGAACACTTTTTCCCCATACCTAGCATGTTTTAGTCCTCAGGGCTTGCTCAGTTGGATATTTTCCAGGTCCTTGTTTAGGACAGTTGAACGAGCTATCTTCTACGAGTTCAGGTCCTCCAAACTAAATCATTCCCTCAATAAAAAATCAGCATCACTGTTTTCTTCACTAATCATCATTACATAGATTGTACTTTAATATCTCCCTAATAACATTACGAGCTCTTATGTTGTGTTCTGCTGGTGGAAGACAGTAGTTGTGAAAACCCAAAGCATATGCTCTCATACATTGATCCGCTTTGATGGGGAATCTGTCCGGTCGAAGACAGTAGTCACAGGTTTTTTTAACTGGTAGTCAAGCCAGTCTTGAACCGCTTAGACTAGCGGCATTTCCCCATGTCTAATTACAAACTTCCTCACAGTCTGCCTTTATGGATGAGGAGATGATTTGATGGACCTCACCTTGTCACCCCCACCATTGTTTGGATTCTTTGGAAGGGGAACTCCTCAAAAGGTTGGACATCGCCGATCATAAAAGGGCCAGGCAGGCCAGATTGTGTCGGTGGGCCAAGTGAAAAAGATATCCAAAGTAGGATTTATCGTCCCACATTGACTAGCgatgatgaagagagagaatgactaGCTACAAAATGGCAGGAGAGGGTAATGGATCTCTCATCTTTGCGCTTGGGGCAATGACGCAGCTAGTGAGGTACTAACCGAGGCGCGTCTATTGCTGGTTGAAAACTATTTCCAAACCCCCTCTCCGGCCAGGGCTTTGCCCCTGGCCATTGAGAATTTCTGGAAGGGCTCCCTCCCCAGGGTAAAGCCCTACAATCCCTAGTCTGAAAaatgtttcatttgtttcttttgctCAAGGATATTGCCATACTTAATCCTCTCTGTGGGAGTTTCGATAATTTGGATGATTAAATGGGCGTTCTTTTTGTTGCCGTCTCGCTCCAGTGTATGTGCATCGAGTTGATTAGTGATGGAAGCTGACATATCAGAACTTTATAGCTTCTCAGTTATTCTAAGTTAAGGAGGAAAGCATGAGAACATTACTAGCTTGGGCAGTCCAATCTTCCTTTGATTATCCCATGAAATTGCATCATTAGAAAGAGTAAAGAACAAGGGTACTGGTCTCTTCGACCAAAGTTAAGATCTTCCCGACTAGTCAAAGGTTTGGTGAACACATGACCATATTACAACTCTAAACACTCGCAGCTACAAAACCATCTGGAAACACACTGTTCCGTGCCTGCATCTTTCTTTATCCTACGACTCTTGCGTTTCCAGAGACTTGAAATGAGCCCAGAATTGAGAAACATCGACCATGGCTTCAGACTCCTCTAGGCCCTAAATTTGAGTCGTCTTCTTGACATTTATCTTCACACTAAGAACAACTGTGTCTAAAGCCGAAACAGAAGCCTAATATCTACAGTTCTATAAAGCCGCCCTAACTCAGTggctgttttcttttcttaatgcTCTCAGGACGGGatcattttcatcatctaaTAGGTTGTCGTCGTCATCCAGCTCATCCCACTCGTCCAGTAAAGATTGGTTGATCTTCTTTCGCGATGTTCTTCTGTGCTTCTTGGGCTCCAACCGAGGTTCGGCTTGTTGGACCCCCATATCTCCTACCTTGTATCTGCAAAATGCAAGGATCGTTAGtttcaataaaaaagaaaagatggaggATCCACACGTCCGTTCCTAAGAACTAGCTAATGATAACAAAAAGAGCTTCAcccgcaaaaaaataaaaaataaaaattcaaagagcTTCATAGGCAGCTGATTAAACATGATGACAAAGCCAGATGCATCTTGATAGAAGGATTACAGGAAGTCTTAGAGTTTCTTCAGcaggaaaaattgaaattcaacAGCCCCACTCACATTACAATTTCATATGCCGATTTTCCAGCACAGTATTTTCGTCAGATCGCTTGAAACCAATACCATGGCATAGTTGACAAAAATCATTCTACTCTGTGGGACATCACCACATTCGTTGCAGGACACTCTAATACGGCACAAAATCTAGCAAGACATGCCAGTAACTACTCGTCATCGACAAAAACGTACGAAGCATGCATATTTAGTTACCATAAAGCACACAGGAAATACCTAACatcactctcttttttggtcCCAAATGTCCTCAGCTGAAACTCTTCTCTGATTCTTATCTCATCAACAAGTTGGAAGTAATAAGGATATCTCTCCAAATGTTCTCCTTCCAGTATGCACCCTGGCTCACCAAGATGTAAGCAATTACTGAATGCACACTTAACTGGCTCACTCGCTTTGAGCTTGTCCCTGATCTGGAGTGAGTTACAAGACCATCATTTCAGCAAAACAAATATGAAGACAGAGAGAACACCAGAAATAATATGATGAAGTCATGACATCACCTCTGGGAAAGTTTCTGCAAGAGTTTGCTTGGTGACTTTCAGTAGACTTGGCTGGTTAAACCCAGGAGTATCAGCAAGATATCCTCCACCGGATAATGGAAGTAAAGAAACATTGCGTGTAGTATGTTTTCCTCTTCCGCTTCTCGAAGACACTTCCCCTACTCGCTGATCCTCATACCATTTGCTGCCCAGAATCTGTTGGGAGAACGTCTAGGAGTCAAAATGTTGAGTTTACTTCATCCCAGCACATATAAACACAGTCGCAACAAAAACTAGAGAACCCACAGGCTCAAACCAATTGGTATCTGCCGCTGCATCGAAAGGATGATCATTGCTTCTCAAAGCATTGATCAGGCTagactttccaactccactTGGACCAACAATCACAGTCGTTTGGTCTCTCAAGGTAAATGCAAGGGAGTCAAGTCCCTTTTCGGACTCGACACTGCAGAGAATTGGCCTATAGCCCCAGCTGCGTAACCTAGACTTCCAGGCAACCAGTGTCTGCAAACTTCATTGAAGCCATTCATCAGtgaagagaggaaagagaaagcACTCAAGAAATGACAGTATCCCCAGCTAATTAAGTTTTCCTAATATAATCCTCCCTCCACACCATCAAGTGTGAAGCCTAATACAGGAAAAGCTTATAAAAGGTGATTGAGGCAACAATAACACTATACTAtggctttttgaattttttcctattaaCACTACGCCATGATACCTATTGCTTGTCTGCAATTTCGATACAACTTCAGAAACAATTCAGTAAGTTCAATAACTGAAGCAACAAAAAAGAAGACAGACCTGTCCCAGAATATTCAAGCCTATAAGATATCACAAACTGAAATGGATAACTGAAACTTTAAATCTAGTCCGTGTGAAGTCTTGAGGCCTCGGTCTTGTTCGTGCTCTTCAATGCCAGAATATTCAAACCCATTAGTTAGTGCTCATCAATGCCACTTATCAAGTCTTTTCTCTCAATCTGCATCTGATAGAATAAAGCAAAGGAAGCTGGTTCTGTGATTTTCTCCCACTTCAGACATCTACACCAGTCACAGGCC contains:
- the LOC115738849 gene encoding small ribosomal subunit biogenesis GTPase RsgA 1, mitochondrial-like, yielding MTIASISVLRHRVAASLLHLRHLPLPAAAAARHRNPSNVSRKLQNPSKNFLRAKQRTVREFSSLSPVLSPDDEPPLSDSQAIGTVAAAQANFMRVIVQSLPSIEGARIGAELLCVVKAVLKKIKRRVLVGDQVLVGSIDWVDRRGMIENVFQRRTEILDPPIANVDHLLVLFSMEQPRLEPFLLTRFLVEAESTGIPFTLALNKCELVDEETLVAWKSRLRSWGYRPILCSVESEKGLDSLAFTLRDQTTVIVGPSGVGKSSLINALRSNDHPFDAAADTNWFEPILGSKWYEDQRVGEVSSRSGRGKHTTRNVSLLPLSGGGYLADTPGFNQPSLLKVTKQTLAETFPEIRDKLKASEPVKCAFSNCLHLGEPGCILEGEHLERYPYYFQLVDEIRIREEFQLRTFGTKKESDVRYKVGDMGVQQAEPRLEPKKHRRTSRKKINQSLLDEWDELDDDDNLLDDENDPVLRALRKENSH